The Acinetobacter calcoaceticus sequence CATAAAAAAGCGAGATCTTTTTTATAGATCAAAATAGGCATTAAAATTAAGAAGGCTATAGCGAAGCGCAGTGCGGCAATATCCCAAGCACTGATGTGCCACTGTGCATTTAAACGGGCAAAAAGCGTAAACCCGCCCCAAATGCACATGGTCACCAATACAAAGAAATAACCTTGCTTACGGGGAGACATATCAAGATGACTTAAAAACTAGAAAGGCAGCTAAATTATACCTCAGAACGCTGACGACAAGCCTCATAAAGTGCCATACCCGTCGCCACACTCACATTTAAACTCTGTAAGTTTCCAGCCATAGGAATATAAACTTTATGATCACACTGTGCCTGTGTAATAGGGCGCAGACCAGTATCTTCGGCTCCCATTACAATCACAATAGCACCAGAAAAATCGCATTTTTGAATTGGTAATGCGCTTTCATCAAGCATAGTGCCAATCACACGTACATGCGTTGTTTCTTTAAGATGAGCCAATGTACGAGCTAAATTTGTGACTTGAATAAATTTAACTTTCTCGGCTCCACCCGCTGCAACTTTACGAGCAGTTGGCGTTAAACCCGCCGCACGATCACGAGGCACAATAACTGCTTGCACGCCCATCGCAGCAGCGGTGCGGATACAAGCCCCTAAGTTATGGGGGTCTGTCACCTGATCCAATGCTAACAACAATGCATCTGGAGTTTCACTTAAGATTTGATCAAGGTCTTGCTCATTTAAGACAGGATGCGGACGCACTGCTGCAACCACGCCTTGATGAAATGGTAGACCAGCAAGTTTTTCAAGACTATCGCGGCTTGCTTTTTGTACACTGATTCCAAAAGGCTCTGCCAATTGCAAAATCTTTTGCAAACGCTGATCATCCCGTCCTTTTAACGTAAACAGGGTTAGCACACGCTCCGGCTCAAGTTCTAGCAATGACTCCACTGAATGAACGCCATAATAATATTCCTGTTTTGCCATGCATGACCTCTAACAACGTTTGAGCAAAAAAATAAAAATCCTGCAAAGCCAACTTCACAGGATTTCTTTGGGCATAGTGTACCCGATTTGAACAGGAATTTCTTAGCCTTCTAAATGGCACACATAATCGAGAACTTCGTCAGTTTCGATTTTAAAAACGCTATTGCCAGGCACGTAAAATGATTGGCCTGCACGGAACAATTCACTTTCATTACTGTCCGCAATTGTTACGCGACATTCACCTGAAATAATTTCCATACGCTCAGGGACATGCGTCTCAAAAGTTAAGGCTTGCTCAGTCGGCAAAATAACACCTAGTGTTTTTTTCGTTCCATCTTCAAATTGCACGGTATGGCTGATACATGCTCCACCAAAATAAACGTTTGATTTTTTGATGACCGTTACATGATCAAATTGGTTTGTACTCATGTACATTCTCCAGATAATGCCATATTTATATAAATTATGATGAATGTAGTTTAATTGTGCCTAATTAACTAATCAATCAGTTTTCATACGGATAGACTTGTAATTTCCACTGCTCGGCCTGAATTTTTTTGGCAAAAGCATGAGGTAAGTTAATCTCAAAATTTCGACTACTCGACACAATTGCATCGTATCTGCAAACTTCAACCTGATTTTCATCGAGGAGTACCCAACACACTCTTTGTGCTGTTGGATGGGCAACTGCTGTAGCAACCACCGGTGAACCGTCATTCATTCCTACATGAAAATTTTCGCTATCGTTTTGCATTAACGCCAGATCGTATGTTGGAAAATCGATAGCATCTGAATCGAATTGCTGGCTATCGTGTATCAGCACACTCTGTTTTAAAGTCGGCCAAATACAATAGCGCAAATAATGCTGATCCATCACCCGATTATCCAGATAACGTCCTGTGGCAACATAATCTCTGATATGTGCTTCAATATTATGAAAAATACCTGTACAGCCGCCCCACATCCCCGCCAGAATTAGCTCAGTATGAGAGTAATTATCTCGCATTAAATGAAACCATTTATCACTCTTAAGCCACGCATCTACAGCTGCCTTTTCACGATGCGACACAATCGAGTCGGCATCACGTATAAGAAAACGTTTAATTGTTGGATCATCCATCACCAAAAAACGCCAGAACAGCCCTGATAGTTGTTTTTGAGCATCCGTTACTTGTATCACTTGTGCACCCTTCTCTTTTAAACGCTGTTGCACAAGTACTGGCACCGTATCATCTAT is a genomic window containing:
- a CDS encoding pyrimidine/purine nucleoside phosphorylase, translated to MSTNQFDHVTVIKKSNVYFGGACISHTVQFEDGTKKTLGVILPTEQALTFETHVPERMEIISGECRVTIADSNESELFRAGQSFYVPGNSVFKIETDEVLDYVCHLEG
- a CDS encoding tetratricopeptide repeat protein → MKKTLSLPKPPIGMINRHKKSNPAEMNKILNQHFNAFKQAAAQGDYAKAYQHVKQAVNLVPKHPGALSDLAYTELRLRRYNDAYQHYLQAIQASGSAVNTNLYDGLTEVCHHLNKKEETIKFGHLAISTKKELTQNEPVSPIPDHAPPEFSSNPQENIISFSLFGANPRYCETSILNTQLAKEIYPEWTCRFYIDDTVPVLVQQRLKEKGAQVIQVTDAQKQLSGLFWRFLVMDDPTIKRFLIRDADSIVSHREKAAVDAWLKSDKWFHLMRDNYSHTELILAGMWGGCTGIFHNIEAHIRDYVATGRYLDNRVMDQHYLRYCIWPTLKQSVLIHDSQQFDSDAIDFPTYDLALMQNDSENFHVGMNDGSPVVATAVAHPTAQRVCWVLLDENQVEVCRYDAIVSSSRNFEINLPHAFAKKIQAEQWKLQVYPYEN
- the rlmB gene encoding 23S rRNA (guanosine(2251)-2'-O)-methyltransferase RlmB, whose amino-acid sequence is MAKQEYYYGVHSVESLLELEPERVLTLFTLKGRDDQRLQKILQLAEPFGISVQKASRDSLEKLAGLPFHQGVVAAVRPHPVLNEQDLDQILSETPDALLLALDQVTDPHNLGACIRTAAAMGVQAVIVPRDRAAGLTPTARKVAAGGAEKVKFIQVTNLARTLAHLKETTHVRVIGTMLDESALPIQKCDFSGAIVIVMGAEDTGLRPITQAQCDHKVYIPMAGNLQSLNVSVATGMALYEACRQRSEV